One genomic region from Anopheles bellator chromosome 2, idAnoBellAS_SP24_06.2, whole genome shotgun sequence encodes:
- the LOC131212754 gene encoding probable pseudouridine-5'-phosphatase isoform X1, with protein MSRLFSSSSVLGAAGSKMASFGKVTHCIFDMDGLLLDTEVLYTQVTQSIAEPYGKTYTWEIKQSIMGLQRDEAAEAIVAALELPLTPAEYVEVSNDLINRTMEQCQLMPGAERLVRHLHRHNVPIALATSSGVDSVEVKTKNHRELFELFGHKVMGSSDPDVKEGKPAPDIFLVAASRFADSPPPDRCLVFEDAPNGVTAAIAAGMQAVMVPDPRVEEDQRKHATLVLRSLEDFQPEQFGLPPFST; from the exons ATGAGCCGCCTGTTCAGTAGTAGCTCGGTGCTCGGCGCGGCCGGAAGCAAAATGGCATCGTTCGGCAAGGTGACTCACTGCATCTTCGATATGGATGGACTGTTGCTGG ACACGGAAGTTCTCTATACGCAGGTAACGCAATCGATCGCCGAACCGTACGGCAAGACGTACACGTGGGAGATCAAGCAATCGATCATGGGCCTGCAACGGGACGAGGCGGCGGAAGCGATCGTGGCCGCACTCGAGCTGCCCCTCACGCCGGCGGAGTACGTGGAGGTTTCCAACGATCTCATCAACCGCACCATGGAGCAGTGCCAACTGATGCCAG GAGCGGAACGCTTGGTACGGCACCTGCACCGGCACAACGTACCGATCGCGTTGGCCACCAGCTCCGGTGTGGATTCGGTCGAGGTGAAAACGAAGAACCACCGCGAGCTGTTTGAGCTGTTCGGCCACAAGGTGATGGGTTCGTCCGACCCGGACGTGAAGGAAGGCAAACCGGCGCCCGACATCTTTCTGGTGGCGGCATCGCGGTTCGCGGACAGCCCGCCGCCCGATCGCTGCCTGGTGTTTGAGGACGCACCGAACGGTGTGacggcggccatcgcggcGGGAATGCAGGCCGTGATGGTGCCAGACCCGCGCGTCGAGGAGGACCAGCGCAAGCACGCGACGCTCGTGCTGCGCTCGCTGGAAGACTTTCAGCCGGAACAGTTTGGCCTGCCGCCCTTCAGCACGTGA
- the LOC131208394 gene encoding SR-related and CTD-associated factor 4: METVRVFNQELSGLYESKPPISKAKMASITRSAMKAIKFYKHVVQSVEKFIQKCKCEYKIPGLYVIDSIVRQSRHQFGPEKDVFAPRFARNMEATFAHLFRCPPEDKSKIIRVLNLWQKNMVFLPEVIQPLFDLANPDHPIHQQYHAQAALQEQSGANGMNSAGGLTLGSPAGPSMGGGLDDHGGQLQLGETKQLDPNTIRQLQQFQQILMRQTSGDAAATAGQGSKDQVKFNKKLLDFDYGSEEEEDKSSPSVPHGGSGPAGGLPDLTQMPGGNIAQILSDPNVLKQLQNLQKLKQQEEKQSKLTEMRLQEEKFEKHLASVLMKLPFANECDLSRQPPIDLNAGHSSAKDVDTDNDVAITGVEILGDPMPMGGGSSGRGGGGGNVGGGSGNNDRYKSSSSSSRRKSRSRSPRDRRGGGGSGGGASGSRRGRASRSHSRSRSASRSPRSSRRRSSRDRGTSNKEREREKEHERERKRKGLPEIKKEHLSVCSTTLWVGHLSKLVQQEELSDTFGKYGDIVSIDMIPPRGCAFIVMNRRQDAFKCMQSLKNHKMHGRAITISWAAGKGVKSKEWKDYWDLDLGVSYIPWPKLGPSTDLDSLEDGGMFDEDTMPGWMKETAAPGGGSSGAPGVAGSVAGGSSGVGITPQGMGILAPGMGLKKLDGSDLSTAAAAAAAAAGMLNPSLFPLGAVDTSQPPPTAMLGMGLPPFPMGAVTRLPLPMGIPMGPNMVSGLGINVPPPGIMLPGNPPPLPMGGFGVLPPPPPTAGLMGNGSAQCASLLSAVAAVSNMSKSSADDMDIEMEDETTPNTGPLGPVAPGGAGGGPGSAFFNQPPPPLLPPSLGNLPPGPPAGSAAFFSGPLLGGGNISDNGGGSGDEGVDGGGGDSNGRGTRDFRSSDDAGRDHHHRRRSRDRDQQPRGNFDRGNDGRSGGDGGGGGGGRRDRGERGSRWGGGNNFRSGGNTQDDRPLSERLRELAGVLEFSHQQQRGAGGGAAGGGRNFGGRGGADGDGDFGNADFTRRGGSNYQQNRFNNSAGGGDREGGRGGDGGGRNQGGRNGQFSSHGGAGGNRNSGGMFGNRLGGRNNNQRGGGGQFFNEDRQQQGAFFDRDDGGGNGYDSGGNNSNSNSNRRNWNERGGRGNNGNRDDGGNRGRGRQNWRSGDEGPGSGGDGGQPFNARGNSNRSGGGNAQTRAVRWEDDDDNWNAASGGGRPNSFTQSNREHQQSGGRGEDVQEEAEKGDRAQQERSPPSVDEEMMVRVEESSSHRAPSEHGGETRSNDARESELLGTRRGDDDSSSDRRYGRDHHRRQRNDQPDDERPQPILYSPEQEDDCEQTNNLPDEEDGRTVYGNNQLLEQQQQQRENDNVEVRGFPSSNEPQGGSFLTQDDSSHGARASDDGDEHRPNFNTEQQRYEYDEQHVSEVQSGHNVEPHNDCHPEQQYDERQQNSQEFELTSVAQSRDNLSAPPEIDEESIVASKCAPEDPVAAETAPSE; the protein is encoded by the exons ATGGAAACTGTGCGGGTGTTCAATCAGGAG CTCTCTGGGCTCTATGAGTCAAAGCCGCCAATATCGAAGGCCAAGATGGCCTCGATTACACGCAGTGCGATGAAGGCAATCAAGTTCTACAAGCATGTGGTGCAGAGTGTGGAAAAGTTCATCCAGAAGTGCAAATGCGAGTACAAGATTCCCGGTCTGTACgtaatcgattcgattgtgcGGCAATCGCGGCACCAGTTTGGTCCGGAGAAGGATGTCTTCGCCCCTCGTTTCGCACGCAACATGGAAGCGACTTTTGCGCATCTCTTTCGCTGCCCGCCCGAAGACAAG AGTAAAATCATTCGGGTGCTGAACTTGTGGCAGAAGAACATGGTGTTCCTGCCCGAGGTGATTCAACCACTGTTCGATCTGGCCAATCCAGATCACCCGATCCATCAGCAGTATCATGCGCAGGCTGCACTACAAGAGCAATCGGGAGCGAACGGCATGAATTCGGCTGGCGGGTTAACACTAGGATCGCCAGCAGGCCCTTCCATGGGAGGCGGTCTCGATGATCACGGTGGACAGTTGCAGTTGGGAGAAACG AAACAGCTCGATCCCAACACCATCCGGCAGCTACAACAGTTCCAGCAAATACTGATGCGTCAAACATCCGGCGATGCCGCTGCGACTGCTGGCCAAGGATCGAAGGATCAGGTTAAGTTCAACAAGAAGCTACTGGACTTTGACTACGGCAGCGAAGAGGAGGAAGATAAAAGCTCGCCCTCCGTCCCACACGGAGGCAGTGGTCCTGCGGGGGGCCTTCCGGATCTCACACAGATGCCGGGTGGCAACATTGCGCAAATACTTTCCGATCCGAACGTGCTGAAGCAACTGCAGAACCTTCAGAAATTGAAGCAGCAGGaggaaaagcaaagcaaactgACCGAAATGCGGTTGCAGGaggaaaagtttgaaaagcaTCTGGCCAGCGTGCTGATGAAGCTTCCGTTTGCGAATGAATGCGATCTCAGTCGTCAACCGCCGATCGATCTGAATGCCG GTCACTCATCAGCGAAGGATGTTGATACTGATAACGATGTGGCGATAACCGGAGTTGAG ATACTCGGCGATCCCATGCCGATGGGCGGAGGAAGCAGTGGCagaggaggaggaggcggCAACGTGGGCGGCGGGAGCGGAAACAACGATCGCTACAaatcgtcctcatcgtcgtctcGGCGCAAGAGCCGTTCGCGCTCACCACGCGATCGTCGTGGAGGAGGTGGAAGCGGTGGAGGGGCCAGTGGCAGCCGTAGAGGACGCGCGTCCCGTTCCCATTCCCGTTCACGGTCCGCATCCCGTTCGCCGAGATCATCGCGGCGCCGATCGTCACGTGATCGTGGGACTTCGAACAAGGAGCGAGAGCGTGAGAAGGAACACGAACGCGAACGCAAGCGCAAGGGATTGCCGGAGATCAAAAAGGAGCACCTGAGTG TTTGCAGCACCACACTGTGGGTTGGCCACCTCTCGAAGCTGGTCCAACAGGAGGAACTATCCGACACCTTCGGCAAGTATGGTGACATCGTGAGCATCGACATGATACCACCCCGCGGGTGCGCGTTCATCGTTATGAACCGCCGGCAGGATGCGTTCAAGTGCATGCAAAGCCTCAAGAACCACAAAATGCACGGTCGAGCGATAACGATCTCGTGGGCAGCTGGCAAAGGTGTCAAGAGCAAGGAGTGGAAGGACTATTGGGATCTCGATTTGGGCGTCAGCTACATTCCCTGGCCGAAGCTTGGCCCATCCACAGACCTGGATTCGCTCGAAGATGGCGGCATGTTCGACGAGGACACGATGCCAGGATGGATGAAGGAAACGGCTGCCCCGGGCGGTGGTAGCAGCGGTGCACCGGGTGTGGCTGGTAGTGTCGCCGGTGGCAGTAGTGGTGTTGGAATCACCCCACAAGGGATGGGAATTCTTGCCCCTGGCATGGGACTGAAGAAGCTCGATGGATCGGACCTGTCaacggcagctgctgctgctgcagccgctgccggAATGCTAAATCCTTCGCTATTCCCACTCGGTGCCGTCGATACGAGCCAGCCGCCGCCCACCGCTATGCTAGGTATGGGTCTTCCACCCTTCCCAATGGGTGCTGTTACTCG ATTGCCACTACCGATGGGAATTCCGATGGGACCGAACATGGTGTCCGGGTTGGGCATAAACGTTCCACCTCCCGGTATAATGCTGCCGGGCAACCCACCTCCTCTTCCAATGGGTGGCTTCGGTGTGcttcctccgccaccgccaacggccGGGCTGATGGGCAATGGCAGTGCACAGTGCGCAAGCCTCTTAAGTGCAGTGGCTGCTGTTTCCAATATGAGCAAATCGTCTGCCGATGACATGGACATTGAAATGGAAGATGAAACCACACCAAACACTGGCCCCCTGggaccggtggcaccgggtgGCGCTGGCGGGGGTCCCGGCAGtgcatttttcaatcaacctCCGCCACCGCTGTTGCCACCGAGTTTGGGAAATCTTCCGCCAGGGCCACCAGCTGGCAGCGCAGCATTCTTCAGCGGGCCGCTTCTCGGTGGGGGCAATATATCGGACAATGGAGGAGGAAGTGGTGACGAAggtgtcgatggtggtggtggcgatagTAACGGACGGGGAACAAGAGACTTTCGCTCGAGTGACGATGCTGGtcgcgatcatcatcatcggcggcgtagtcgcgatcgcgatcagcaACCGCGTGGGAACTTTGATCGCGGAAACGATGGCCGtagtggtggcgatggcgggggtggcggcggcggccgtcgagATCGCGGTGAACGTGGTAGCCGTTGGGGTGGTGGCAACAATTTCCGCAGTGGAGGCAACACTCAGGACGATCGCCCCCTTTCAGAACGCTTGCGAGAGTTGGCCGGTGTGTTGGAATTCAGCCATCAACAGCAACGTGGCGCTGGAGGAGGAGCAGCTGGAGGAGGGCGGAACTTTGGAGGCCGTGGAGGAGCCGACGGTGACGGGG ACTTTGGAAATGCTGACTTCACTCGGCGAGGAGGAAGCAACTACCAACAGAATCGATTCAACAACAGTGCAGGAGGAGGCGATCGTGAGGGGGGacgcggtggcgatggtggtggccgcaaTCAGGGAGGACGTAATGGGCAGTTTTCAAGCCACGGTGGTGCCGGAGGAAACCGTAACAGTGGAGGAATGTTTGGCAATCGGTTGGGAGGCAGAAACAACAATcagcgcggtggtggtggacaatTTTTCAATGAAGATCGTCAACAGCAGGGCGCCTTTTTCGATCgagacgatggtggcggcaACGGTTACGATTCCGGAGGTAACAATAGCAATAGCAATTCCAACCGTCGCAATTGGAACGAACGTGGCGGTCGTGGTAACAATGGCAACCGCGACGATGGCGGCAACCGCGGCCGTGGAAGGCAAAACTGGCGCAGTGGCGACGAAGGCCCcggtagtggtggtgatggtgggcaACCATTCAATGCTCGAGGCAATAGCAACCGGAGCGGTGGCGGAAACGCACAGACTCGTGCTGTACGCTgggaggatgatgatgataattggAATGCAGCATCGGGCGGCGGTCGGCCAAATAGTTTTACGCAAAGTAATCGCGAACATCAGCAATCGGGCGGCCGCGGCGAGGATGTCCAAGAAGAAGCTGAGAAGGGTGATCGAGCGCAGCAAGAAAGATCCCCCCCCTCGGTTGACGAAGAAATGATGGTGCGAGTTGAGGAATCTTCATCACATCGTGCACCCTCCGAGCATGGTGGCGAAACCAGAAGCAACGACGCGAGGGAAAGCGAGCTACTGGGAACACGGCGTGGTGATGATGACTCTTCTAGCGATCGCCGGTATGGGCgggatcatcatcgtcgccagcGGAACGATCAGCCGGACGACGAGCGTCCACAACCGATTCTCTATTCTCCTGAACAGGAGGATGACTGTGAACAGACAAACAACCTGCCCGATGAGGAAGATGGAAGGACAGTGTACGGCAACAACCAACTAttagagcagcagcagcagcagcgcgagaACGATAATGTTGAAGTAAGGGGTTTTCCTTCATCAAATGAACCGCAAGGTGGATCATTTTTAACGCAAGACGATTCGTCGCACGGAGCGAGGGCATCGGATGACGGTGACGAACATCGACCAAACTTCAACACCGAACAGCAACGCTATGAGTACGATGAACAACACGTGTCGGAAGTGCAAAGTGGACACAACGTTGAACCGCACAACGATTGCCACCCAGAGCAGCAATACGACGAACGGCAACAAAATTCGCAGGAATTTGAACTAACTTCGGTGGCACAGTCGAGGGATAATTTGTCGGCGCCTCCGGAAATCGATGAAGAATCGATCGTTGCTTCTAAATGTGCTCCAGAAGACCCCGTGGCAGCGGAAACTGCTCCGTCCGAGTAA
- the LOC131212336 gene encoding poly(A) polymerase type 3: MWSNERSHANGGGSGGSPGNNKTLGMTSAISTAEPKPEDLQKTKELQKSLEPYNVFEAESELNHRMEILAKLNTLVKQWVRDVSIAKNMPEAMAEKLGGKIYTFGSYRLGVHHKGADIDALCVSPRNIDRSDYFGSFFELLKQQPEVTECRAVEEAFVPVIKMNFDGIEIDLLFARLALKEIPDNFDLRDDMLLKNLDQKSVRSLNGCRVTDEILRLVPNIDNFRLALRTIKLWAKRHGIYSNSLGYFGGVSWAMLVARTCQLYPNAVAATLVHKFFLVFSRWKWPQPVLLKQPDNVNLGFQVWDPRVNVQDRFHLMPIITPAYPQQNSTFNVSSSTRKVMLMEFTRGMQITDDIMMGKQMWEKLFEAPSFFYRYRHFIVLLVTSSNADDHLEWCGLVESKIRYLILNLERNQHINLAHVNPKCYEQHEQNSATTLNGATEGKPASAFCSLWFIGLEFERSENLNVDLTESIQSFTDSVHKHAVHIKLLKDGMKIEARHVRRKQLSQYLDPNLLKRERKISDSYTTTNSGSGTTNNGSASPAAGNNGAGSTSGHGSRKRKSSENLSNSTSGLVASCSSSPVAGTASNGSVGSATKKRRNDSFDGASNSSFDRSQNDHSPPVTQTQDEEMAASPPSPAGDRNSPDCEPAFESEVSTIAPSNSGTLIDEDSSCEPTKVDHTTGGNSNGADNRSSSNGANPPAASSATEVVCS, translated from the exons atgtgGAGCAACGAAAGATCGCATGCGaatggcggtggcagcggggGGTCTCcgggcaacaacaaaacactcGGCATGACCTCAGCAATCAGCACtgcggaaccgaaaccggaagatTTACAAAAGACAAAGGAACTGCAAAAGTCGCTAG AACCATACAATGTGTTCGAGGCCGAGTCGGAGCTAAACCATCGTATGGAGATTCTGGCCAAACTTAATACACTGGTAAAACAGTGGGTGCGCGATGTATCAATCGCCAAGAACATGCCAGAAGCGATGGCCGAAAAGCTGGGCGGGAAAATCTACACCTTTGGCTCGTACCGTCTCGGCGTGCACCACAAGGGCGCCGATATCGATGCCCTGTGCGTGTCTCCGCGCAACATTGACCGATCCGATTACTTTGGATCGTTTTTTGAACTGCTCAAACAACAACCGGAGGTGACGGAGTGTCGG GCTGTCGAGGAAGCGTTTGTACCTGTCATAAAGATGAACTTCGATGGTATCGAAATCGATTTGCTGTTCGCTCGGTTGGCCCTGAAAGAGATTCCCGATAATTTCGATCTGCGGGACGACATGCTACTGAAAAATCTCGACCAAAAGTCCGTCCGCAGTCTGAACGGGTGTCGAGTGACGGATGAAATTCTTCGGCTCGTACCAAACATTGACAACTTTCGCCTTGCGTTGCGAACGATAAAACTATGGGCGAAAC GGCACGGTATCTACTCGAACTCTCTAGGATACTTTGGAGGCGTCTCGTGGGCGATGCTGGTGGCTCGGACATGCCAGCTCTACCCGAACGCGGTCGCTGCCACGCTGGTGCACAAGTTCTTCTTGGTGTTTTCCCGCTGGAAGTGGCCTCAGCCCGTGCTACTCAAGCAGCCGGATAATGTAAATCTTGGCTTTCAG GTTTGGGATCCACGAGTAAACGTACAGGATCGGTTTCACCTGATGCCAATCATTACACCGGCGTATCCGCAACAAAACTCTACGTTCAACGTATCCAGCTCGACGCGAAAAGTGATGCTGATGGAGTTTACGCGAGGAATGCAGATTACCGACGACATCATGATGGGCAAACAGATGTGGGAGAAGCTGTTCGAAGCTCCAAGTTTCTTCTATAG GTATCGGCATTTCATTGTATTATTAGTGACCTCAAGTAACGCTGACGATCATCTGGAATGGTGCGGTTTGGTTGAGTCAAAAATACGCTACCTAATATTGAACCTCGAGCGTAATCAGCACATCAATCTGGCGCACGTGAATCCAAAGTGCTACGAGCAGCACGAGCAGAACTCTGCCACAACACTGAACGGTGCAACGGAAGGGAAACCGGCTTCCGCTTTCTGTTCGCTCTGGTTCATCGGACTCGAGTTTGAGCGCTCCGAAAATCTTAATGTCGACCTCACGGAAAGCATACAAAGCTTCACAGATTCCGTGCACAAGCACGCA GTGCACATTAAACTACTGAAAGACGGAATGAAAATCGAAGCACGACACGTACGGCGAAAGCAACTGTCCCAATACCTCGATCCCAATCTGTTGAAGCGCGAACGTAAGATCTCGGACAgttacaccaccaccaacagtggTAGCGGTACAACCAACAATGGTTCAGCGTCACCTGCAGCCGGCAACAATGGTGCCGGATCGACGAGCGGCCACGGTTCACGGAAGCGAAAGTCGTCCGAAAATTTGTCCAACTCAACGAGCGGTCTGGtggccagctgcagcagtaGTCCTGTTGCTGGTACGGCGTCAAATGGCAGTGTGGGAAGTGCAACGAAAAAGCGGCGAAACGATTCC TTCGATGGAGCCTCCAACAGCAGTTTCGATCGATCACAGAACGATCACTCGCCACCGGTTACGCAAACCCAGGACGAAGAGATGGCAGCGTctccaccgtcaccggcgggAGATCGAAACAGTCCAGATTGCGAACCGGCATTCGAGTCAGAGGTCTCAACAATCGCTCCGTCCAACAGTGGCACCTTGATCGATGAGGACAGTTCATGCGAACCAACGAAGGTCGATCACACGACTGGCGGCAACAGTAATGGCGCAGATAAtcgaagcagcagcaatggAGCCAACCCACCGGCAGCTTCTTCAGCCACCGAAGTGGTCTGCTCTTGA
- the LOC131212754 gene encoding probable pseudouridine-5'-phosphatase isoform X2 has product MSRLFSSSSVLGAAGSKMASFGKVTHCIFDMDGLLLDTEPIYERVLGDLLKRYSTAYPRTTRMKVMGTTEQRTCEILVNDLRVPCSVDEFLAQFRRNQLLHLGQAPLLQGAERLVRHLHRHNVPIALATSSGVDSVEVKTKNHRELFELFGHKVMGSSDPDVKEGKPAPDIFLVAASRFADSPPPDRCLVFEDAPNGVTAAIAAGMQAVMVPDPRVEEDQRKHATLVLRSLEDFQPEQFGLPPFST; this is encoded by the exons ATGAGCCGCCTGTTCAGTAGTAGCTCGGTGCTCGGCGCGGCCGGAAGCAAAATGGCATCGTTCGGCAAGGTGACTCACTGCATCTTCGATATGGATGGACTGTTGCTGG ACACGGAGCCGATCTACGAGCGGGTCTTGGGCGATCTGTTGAAGCGGTACAGCACGGCGTACCCGCGGACGACCCGCATGAAGGTGATGGGCACGACCGAGCAGCGCACCTGCGAAATTCTGGTGAACGACCTGCGAGTACCGTGCTCCGTGGACGAGTTTCTGGCGCAGTTCCGGCGCAATCAGTTGCTTCACCTCGGCCAGGCACCGCTCTTGCAAG GAGCGGAACGCTTGGTACGGCACCTGCACCGGCACAACGTACCGATCGCGTTGGCCACCAGCTCCGGTGTGGATTCGGTCGAGGTGAAAACGAAGAACCACCGCGAGCTGTTTGAGCTGTTCGGCCACAAGGTGATGGGTTCGTCCGACCCGGACGTGAAGGAAGGCAAACCGGCGCCCGACATCTTTCTGGTGGCGGCATCGCGGTTCGCGGACAGCCCGCCGCCCGATCGCTGCCTGGTGTTTGAGGACGCACCGAACGGTGTGacggcggccatcgcggcGGGAATGCAGGCCGTGATGGTGCCAGACCCGCGCGTCGAGGAGGACCAGCGCAAGCACGCGACGCTCGTGCTGCGCTCGCTGGAAGACTTTCAGCCGGAACAGTTTGGCCTGCCGCCCTTCAGCACGTGA
- the LOC131212337 gene encoding protein ABHD18, whose protein sequence is MPPSRLDGLYRSLLLTKFFSKGWGKPENIERLFEFRKIISNRAACSQLVPRDYPVEITREEVQSDCKILEGKFITPLEIYMPGLVPDVAQNAHFQIVLPLKWNDERFKPICIHLAGTGDHYFWKRRNLIVKPLLKEANLGAIILENPFYGLRKPKEQRASSLQNVSDIFVMGGCLVLETLVLLNWCERYGFGPLGITGLSMGGHMASLAATNWPKPLVLVPCLSWSTASSVFTEGVMSNSISWDVLETQYFADGNFRERLSKMVTVVDDAFVAGKHFVQNFDQSVEELRLDIDETKDLVCGESTTDVNLSVIREATPERADQQEDKEPLKSRIHINRTNALNLSEPLLKKLLSNVRCELTQEEVDELNEKIHLALKRHNEENHTGAGQPGEKLILTVNTKTNPTEDPATAVVASSKSVGSKIMEYITWGAYSSSSSTSTPGEKRVPIDTTKQRWWEREALQFMRGMMDECTHLKNFSVPYDTSLIIAVCAKDDAYVPRDGCTSLEDIWPGAEIRYLDAGHVSAYVLHQKLFRSCIIEAFERAKKKWVPDNGTLRTEVNGGGTPSTDQPHK, encoded by the exons ATGCCTCCATCGCGACTCGACGGGCTCTATCGGTCGTTGCTGCTGACCAAGTTTTTCAGCAAAGGCTGGGGCAAACCGGAAAATATCGAAAG ATTGTTCGAGTTTCGCAAGATCATTTCGAATCGGGCCGCTTGCTCCCAGCTGGTTCCGCGTGACTATCCGGTGGAAATTACGCGGGAAGAGGTCCAATCGGATTGCAAAATACTTGAGGGCAAGTTTATTACGCCACTGGAAATCTACATGCCCGGTCTGGTGCCGGACGTTGCACAGAATGCCCACTTTCAGATCGTGCTGCCGCTGAAGTGGAACGACGAACGCTTCAAACCGATCTGCATCCACCTGGCCGGTACGGGCGATCAT TACTTCTGGAAGCGAAGGAACCTGATCGTCAAACCCCTGCTAAAGGAAGCCAATCTAGGGGCCATTATTCTCGAGAACCCGTTCTACGGTTTGCGGAAGCCCAAAGAGCAACG GGCCTCAAGCTTACAGAATGTTTCGGATATCTTCGTTATGGGCGGTTGCTTGGTGCTCGAAACGCTCGTCCTACTGAATTGGTGCGAACGATACGGCTTCGGACCTCTCGGTATCACCGGACTTTCGATGGGCGGTCACATGGCTTCACTGGCCGCAACAAACTGGCCAAAGCCGCTCGTGCTCGTACCGTGCCTCTCGTGGTCGACCGCATCGTCCGTGTTCACCGAAGGCGTTATGAGTAACTCGATCAGCTGGGATGTGCTCGAAACGCAGTACTTTGCCGACGGTAACTTCCGCGAGCGGCTCTCCAAGATGGTGACCGTTGTGGATGACGCATTTGTCGCTGGGAAGCATTTCGTGCAAAACTTTGACCAATCGGTGGAAGAGCTGCGGCTGGACATTGACGAAACGAAGGATCTCGTGTGCGGCGAATCGACGACGGACGTTAACCTGTCCGTCATCCGAGAGGCGACCCCGGAGCGGGCAGATCAGCAGGAGGACAAGGAACCGCTCAAGAGTCGTATCCACATCAACCGAACGAACGCTCTGAATCTCTCGGAACCGTTGCTGAAAAAATTACTTTCGAACGTGCGGTGCGAGCTAACCCAGGAAGAGGTGGACGAACTGAATGAAAAGATCCACCTAGCGCTCAAGCGACACAACGAGGAAAATCACACgggggccggccagccgggtgAAAAGCTGATTCTCACGGTAAACACGAAAACGAACCCGACTGAAGACCCCGCCACGGCCGTGGTTGCTTCCTCGAAGTCGGTCGGCTCGAAAATTATGGAGTACATCACCTGGGGTGCCTATTCGTCCAGCTCCTCCACGTCAACCCCGGGCGAGAAGCGGGTTCCGATCGATACGACCAAACAGCGCTGGTGGGAACGGGAAGCGTTACAGTTTATGCGCGGCATGATGGACGAGTGTACACATCTGAAGAACTTCTCGGTACCCTACGACACGTCACTGATCATAGCCGTTTGCGCGAAGGACGATGCTTACGTACCAAGAGACGGCTGCACCAGCCTGGAGGACATTTGGCCCGGCGCCGAGATACGCTACCTCGACGCTGGCCACGTCAGTGCGTACGTACTGCACCAGAAGCTGTTCCGATCGTGCATCATCGAGGCGTTTgagagagcgaagaaaaagtgGGTTCCGGACAATGGTACCTTGCGGACGGAGGTGAATGGAGGGGGTACGCCATCGACGGACCAACCGCACAAATAG